The Mesorhizobium sp. M1D.F.Ca.ET.043.01.1.1 genome contains a region encoding:
- a CDS encoding sugar ABC transporter ATP-binding protein yields MDDVILSLEGVGKIFPGVVALSDVSLSIARGETHIVLGENGAGKSTLIKLLAGIYQPDSGAIAFNGKPYRPRTPHDAHQSGIRIVHQELNLLPYLSIAENLMLENLPRRAFGVVDRRALNRRAVALLKEVGVDIDPRTRVEALGVAQMQLVEIAKALSYDSKLLVLDEPTATLTPPEIERLFSIIKRLKAKGVTIIYISHRLHEVFEIGDRVTVLRNGRLVATRDLHGLSVPDIVRMMIGRDIADEFGFDARVVPGKVALSVTNLKRDAATPAISFDVRHGEILGVAGLVGSGRTEAMRALFGADPKLDGVVEIDGRPVAITAPKDAVRAGLSLLTEDRKGQGLLLDLAVDRNITITDLGKVSRHGLLNRRAESAAANDLVGQLRVKASSIEQAVRNLSGGNQQKVVLAKWLFRGTSTLILDEPTRGVDIGARREIYQLLWMLAAAQKGIIMVSSDLPELMGMCHRIIVFSKNRIVGEVPRPEFDQERILSLAYQEYVRP; encoded by the coding sequence ATGGATGATGTGATTCTTTCCCTTGAAGGGGTCGGAAAGATCTTTCCCGGCGTCGTCGCGCTGAGCGACGTCTCGCTGTCGATCGCGCGCGGCGAAACCCATATCGTGCTGGGCGAGAACGGCGCCGGCAAGTCGACGCTGATCAAGCTGCTCGCCGGCATCTACCAGCCGGACAGCGGTGCGATCGCGTTCAACGGCAAGCCCTACCGGCCCAGGACGCCGCATGACGCGCATCAGAGCGGCATCCGCATCGTGCACCAGGAGCTGAACCTCCTGCCCTATCTCAGCATCGCCGAGAACCTGATGCTGGAAAACCTGCCGCGCCGCGCCTTCGGCGTCGTCGACCGCAGGGCGCTGAACCGCCGGGCCGTCGCGCTGCTCAAGGAGGTCGGCGTCGACATCGATCCGAGGACGCGGGTCGAGGCGCTCGGCGTCGCGCAGATGCAGCTGGTCGAGATCGCCAAGGCGCTGAGCTACGACAGCAAGCTCCTGGTGCTGGACGAGCCGACGGCGACGCTGACGCCGCCGGAGATCGAGCGGCTGTTTTCCATCATCAAGCGGCTGAAGGCCAAGGGCGTCACCATCATCTACATCTCGCACCGCCTGCACGAGGTGTTCGAGATCGGCGACCGGGTGACCGTCCTGCGCAACGGCCGGCTGGTCGCGACCCGCGACCTTCACGGCCTGTCGGTGCCGGATATCGTGCGCATGATGATCGGCCGCGACATCGCCGACGAATTCGGCTTCGATGCCAGGGTCGTGCCGGGCAAGGTCGCGCTCAGCGTGACCAATCTGAAGCGCGATGCCGCGACGCCCGCGATTTCCTTCGACGTCCGCCACGGCGAGATCCTGGGCGTCGCCGGCCTGGTCGGCAGCGGCCGCACCGAAGCAATGCGGGCCCTGTTCGGCGCCGATCCCAAGCTCGACGGCGTCGTCGAGATCGACGGCCGGCCGGTGGCGATTACGGCGCCCAAGGACGCGGTCCGGGCTGGGCTCAGCCTGCTCACCGAGGACCGCAAGGGCCAGGGCCTGCTGCTCGACCTGGCGGTGGACAGGAACATCACCATCACCGATCTCGGCAAAGTCTCGCGCCACGGGCTGCTCAACCGCCGGGCCGAGAGCGCGGCAGCAAATGATCTCGTCGGCCAGCTCCGCGTCAAGGCAAGCTCGATCGAGCAGGCGGTGCGCAACCTTTCCGGCGGCAACCAGCAGAAGGTGGTTTTGGCCAAGTGGCTGTTCCGCGGCACCTCGACGCTGATCCTCGACGAGCCGACGCGCGGCGTCGACATCGGCGCGCGGCGCGAGATCTACCAGCTTCTGTGGATGCTGGCGGCGGCGCAAAAGGGCATCATCATGGTGTCGTCCGACCTGCCTGAGCTGATGGGCATGTGCCACCGCATCATCGTCTTTTCCAAGAACAGGATCGTCGGCGAGGTGCCGCGACCCGAATTCGACCAGGAGCGCATCCTGTCGCTTGCCTACCAGGAGTACGTGCGGCCATGA
- a CDS encoding sugar ABC transporter substrate-binding protein yields MSKISNTHGLELGSFSRRQFLKTSALAAGALALPLGPALAADKPKVGLVMKSLANEFFKQMQAGAEAYAAKNKDKFDFAAVGMKDERDFAAQVDAIENFITQNYNIIVVAPADSKAMVTPIAKALKAGIKVINIDVALDEKAKKKAGVDLAFFGPDNRAGAKLAGDALGKALGKGGKVVILEGNPEADNAKQRKLGFDDSVKEYKLKLLDSKTAHWETEEANTLMTNFLTQHPDIQGVMAANDSMALGVVKAIDAAGKSGQIKVVGFDNIPAVGPLLKEGKMLATVEQYGAQMAAMGIDYGLRELAGEKFSGWVKTDVKLITA; encoded by the coding sequence ATGAGCAAGATTTCAAATACGCATGGGCTCGAGCTGGGCTCGTTCTCGCGTCGCCAGTTCCTCAAGACCAGCGCGCTCGCCGCGGGCGCGCTCGCGCTGCCGCTCGGACCGGCGCTCGCCGCCGACAAGCCGAAGGTCGGCCTGGTCATGAAGTCGCTCGCCAACGAGTTCTTCAAGCAGATGCAGGCCGGCGCGGAGGCGTACGCGGCCAAGAACAAGGACAAGTTCGATTTCGCCGCCGTCGGCATGAAGGACGAGCGCGACTTCGCCGCCCAGGTCGACGCGATCGAGAACTTCATCACCCAGAACTACAACATCATCGTCGTCGCGCCCGCCGATTCGAAGGCCATGGTCACCCCGATCGCCAAGGCGCTGAAGGCCGGCATCAAGGTCATCAACATCGACGTCGCGCTCGACGAGAAAGCCAAGAAGAAGGCCGGCGTCGATCTCGCCTTCTTCGGTCCGGACAACCGTGCCGGCGCCAAGCTTGCCGGCGACGCGCTCGGCAAGGCGCTGGGCAAGGGCGGCAAGGTCGTCATCCTCGAGGGCAATCCGGAGGCCGACAACGCCAAGCAGCGCAAGCTCGGCTTTGACGATTCGGTGAAGGAGTACAAGCTGAAGCTGCTCGACTCCAAGACGGCGCATTGGGAGACCGAGGAAGCCAACACCCTGATGACCAACTTCCTCACCCAGCACCCGGACATCCAGGGCGTCATGGCGGCCAACGATTCGATGGCGCTCGGCGTCGTCAAGGCGATCGACGCGGCCGGCAAGTCGGGCCAGATCAAGGTCGTCGGCTTCGACAACATCCCGGCCGTCGGCCCGCTGCTGAAGGAAGGCAAGATGCTCGCCACCGTCGAGCAGTATGGCGCGCAGATGGCGGCGATGGGCATCGACTACGGCCTGCGCGAGCTTGCCGGCGAGAAATTTTCCGGCTGGGTCAAGACGGACGTCAAGCTGATCACGGCATGA
- a CDS encoding ABC transporter permease: protein MSETSQSLVSAPVSPGRAKFLRFLVRDAGVLLALVLITLFFSVSAPYFATPGNALKIFVQIAINTVLAAGMTFVILTGGIDLSVGSVLALCTVVGATVMINESLSPAVAITLALLACMATGAVCGFLNGWISTRWKIPSFIVTLGMLNMAAGAARVVSDNSTITGLPQSFVDFGNLIIGGFLPSIFLVAVLVIAAGWFVLRFTVFGRMIFAVGTNDEAVRLSGHNPDFYKVAAFTISGLTAGIAAMVYLLRLNIGSPIAGVGYELNAIAAVIIGGTSLSGGKGSIVGTLVGACILQVLSTGLQLLGVGDNFKPIVIGLVIVLAVILDAYRERLLRRIR, encoded by the coding sequence ATGAGCGAGACGTCCCAATCCCTCGTGTCGGCGCCGGTTTCCCCCGGGCGGGCGAAGTTCCTGCGCTTTCTCGTGCGCGACGCCGGCGTGCTGCTCGCCCTGGTGCTGATCACGCTGTTCTTCTCAGTCAGCGCGCCCTATTTCGCCACGCCCGGCAACGCGCTCAAGATCTTCGTGCAGATCGCCATCAACACGGTGCTGGCTGCCGGCATGACCTTCGTCATCCTCACCGGCGGCATCGACCTGTCGGTCGGTTCGGTGCTGGCGCTCTGCACCGTGGTCGGCGCCACCGTCATGATCAATGAGAGCCTGTCGCCGGCGGTGGCGATCACGCTGGCGCTGCTCGCCTGCATGGCGACGGGCGCGGTCTGCGGCTTCCTCAACGGCTGGATCTCGACGCGCTGGAAGATCCCGTCCTTCATCGTCACGCTCGGCATGCTCAACATGGCGGCGGGCGCGGCCCGCGTCGTCAGCGACAATTCGACCATCACCGGCCTGCCGCAGAGCTTCGTCGATTTCGGCAATCTCATCATCGGCGGCTTCCTGCCGTCGATCTTCCTGGTCGCGGTGCTGGTGATCGCGGCCGGCTGGTTCGTGCTGCGCTTCACCGTCTTCGGCCGCATGATCTTCGCCGTCGGCACCAATGACGAGGCGGTGCGGCTCTCCGGCCACAATCCGGATTTCTACAAGGTCGCGGCCTTCACCATCAGCGGCCTGACGGCCGGCATCGCGGCGATGGTCTATCTTTTGCGCCTCAATATCGGCAGTCCGATCGCCGGCGTCGGCTACGAGCTCAACGCGATCGCCGCCGTCATCATCGGCGGCACCAGCCTCAGCGGCGGCAAGGGCTCGATCGTCGGCACGCTGGTCGGCGCCTGCATCCTGCAGGTCTTGAGCACCGGGCTGCAGCTCCTCGGCGTCGGCGACAATTTCAAACCGATCGTGATCGGCCTTGTCATCGTGCTCGCCGTCATTCTAGACGCTTATCGGGAGAGGCTGTTGCGGAGGATCCGCTAG